The following coding sequences lie in one bacterium genomic window:
- a CDS encoding trigger factor encodes MSELKKLERSEVSITGEIPVEQFEIFRPKAIKNISENLEIPGFRKGKVPENIIVQKLGEEKILYEMAELALGESYPALLAEHNIDPLGRPDIRITKIAKGSPLGFVITVAVVPEVKLPDYKKIAVEIAAEKEEVVEVSEKEVSEAIENIRKQTAQQSKSGGELPIFDDGFVKKLGSYENVTDFKIKLKDHLVREKTDRARSKKRMKIIDRILVETEITVPKIVVEEELNKMMEQFKGDVARMEARFEEYLKQAGKTEEDMRKEFAPDAEKRSKIEFILHNIASQEKIVPSTDEIEKEIAHILKHHKDADPVRARAYVTNIITNEKVLQFLENQRVSQ; translated from the coding sequence ATGTCAGAACTAAAAAAACTTGAGCGGAGCGAAGTTTCCATTACTGGCGAGATTCCCGTGGAACAATTTGAAATATTTCGCCCAAAAGCCATTAAAAACATCTCAGAAAATCTTGAGATTCCTGGGTTTAGGAAGGGAAAAGTTCCTGAAAATATTATCGTCCAAAAGCTCGGCGAAGAAAAAATTCTTTACGAGATGGCGGAGCTTGCTCTTGGAGAATCATATCCCGCGCTTCTTGCTGAACACAACATCGACCCATTGGGGAGACCAGATATACGCATCACTAAAATTGCCAAAGGAAGTCCATTGGGATTTGTAATCACCGTTGCGGTTGTACCCGAAGTAAAACTTCCTGATTATAAAAAAATAGCGGTGGAAATTGCGGCAGAAAAAGAAGAAGTTGTTGAAGTAAGCGAGAAAGAGGTTTCTGAAGCGATTGAAAACATCAGAAAACAAACCGCGCAGCAATCAAAGAGTGGCGGAGAGTTGCCAATATTTGATGATGGGTTTGTAAAAAAACTCGGTTCGTATGAAAACGTTACTGATTTTAAAATAAAACTTAAAGATCACCTTGTGCGTGAAAAAACGGATCGTGCGCGAAGTAAAAAACGGATGAAAATTATCGACCGCATTCTTGTAGAGACAGAAATCACCGTACCAAAAATCGTCGTCGAAGAAGAACTTAATAAAATGATGGAGCAATTTAAGGGAGATGTAGCCCGGATGGAAGCACGATTCGAAGAATACCTCAAACAAGCAGGGAAAACCGAAGAAGATATGAGAAAAGAATTTGCTCCGGATGCGGAAAAACGTTCAAAAATAGAATTTATATTACACAACATTGCCTCTCAAGAAAAGATTGTCCCGTCGACCGACGAAATAGAAAAAGAAATTGCGCATATCCTGAAGCACCATAAAGACGCGGATCCTGTTCGTGCACGAGCGTATGTGACCAACATCATT
- a CDS encoding type II secretion system F family protein, with protein sequence MTRFNYKIQNNTGKIETGAIDATDKFSLAAQFRNEGKVVVSIDEFHQKDYLKMEFLNEMLSRIKLQDKIIFARNLSAMINAGLSLSRALGVLERQTTNLKFKKVLQSLTENISKGKSLSDGMKEYPKVFPQLFVSMVGAGEESGNLADSLLIVGNQLEKTYLLKKKIKGAMIYPAIVISAMVVIAILMFIFVVPTLSDTFTSMNVKLPTSTSIIIGISEFLRDHGILALIIVVVAVVVISMAIRTPLGKRYAELILLHLPIISKIVKESNAARTTRTLSSLLSAGVDVVEALSITKSVVQNSYYKDVLTIAGENVQKGIPLSSIFMENSKIYPVLVGEMIEVGEETGKLSDMLLRVAEFYESEVDTATRDLSTIIEPILMVVIGGGVGFFAISMITPMYTIMTGI encoded by the coding sequence ATGACTCGATTCAATTACAAAATACAAAATAATACTGGAAAAATTGAAACGGGAGCAATCGATGCGACGGATAAGTTTTCTCTCGCGGCACAATTTAGGAATGAGGGGAAAGTTGTTGTTTCTATCGACGAATTCCATCAAAAAGATTATTTAAAGATGGAGTTTTTAAACGAGATGCTTTCTCGCATAAAACTTCAGGACAAAATAATTTTTGCAAGAAATCTTTCTGCAATGATCAATGCAGGACTTTCGCTCTCGCGAGCGCTGGGAGTGTTAGAGCGACAAACAACGAATCTCAAATTCAAAAAAGTTCTTCAGTCGCTCACCGAAAACATCAGTAAGGGGAAATCTTTGAGCGACGGAATGAAAGAATATCCAAAAGTTTTTCCACAACTCTTTGTTTCTATGGTGGGGGCTGGAGAAGAATCAGGCAATTTGGCCGACTCACTTTTAATCGTTGGCAATCAACTGGAGAAAACATACCTCCTTAAGAAAAAAATAAAGGGAGCAATGATTTATCCGGCCATTGTTATTTCAGCAATGGTTGTTATTGCAATTCTCATGTTCATCTTTGTGGTTCCCACGTTGAGCGATACGTTTACCAGCATGAACGTTAAGCTTCCTACTAGTACGAGTATTATTATCGGCATCAGCGAGTTTTTGAGAGATCACGGTATCCTCGCCTTGATTATCGTAGTTGTTGCGGTCGTGGTTATTTCTATGGCCATACGCACCCCACTCGGCAAGCGTTATGCAGAACTTATCTTGCTCCATCTTCCGATTATTTCAAAGATCGTGAAAGAATCAAATGCGGCGCGTACAACACGCACACTCTCATCTCTCCTTTCCGCAGGAGTTGATGTCGTCGAAGCTCTCTCTATCACCAAGAGTGTGGTTCAAAATTCATACTACAAGGATGTATTAACTATCGCAGGGGAGAACGTCCAAAAAGGCATACCCCTTTCGTCGATTTTTATGGAAAACAGTAAAATTTACCCCGTGCTGGTTGGCGAAATGATCGAGGTTGGCGAAGAAACAGGTAAACTTTCCGATATGCTTTTGCGTGTCGCTGAATTTTATGAAAGCGAAGTTGATACTGCAACGCGTGACCTCTCAACAATCATCGAACCGATTCTTATGGTTGTCATTGGTGGGGGTGTCGGATTTTTTGCTATTTCAATGATCACGCCGATGTACACGATCATGACCGGAATTTAG
- a CDS encoding ATPase, T2SS/T4P/T4SS family: protein MNVQDEHLKEFLIDSGLVSKDVVSQAEIIDKEKKIGLGKVLVTQGKISEDDLRRSEAYILGIPFVGLKGQKIDFAILSMIPEPIARKHNIVAYKKGPGTLEVAMLDADDLTAIEFVKKKVGLKIVPRLTDKESIKSVLVQYQRSLKAEFNDIIDKEAALLKAIPEEDDDGASEKDLKKLAEDLPVVKIVDTLLNHAIIQGASDIHIEPTENEVVIRYRIDGLLHDAMVLPKNVAPGITARIKVLANLKLDEKRLPQDGRFKIEMSDQKVAFRVSLLPVYYGEKTVMRLLRDSVAGHTLESLGFHGAALEKVHEATRQKTGMILTTGPTGSGKSTTLYTVLDIVNTPEVNISTIEDPIEYQMPRINQTQVKSEIGLTFASGLRALVRQDPDIVMVGEIRDSETASLAVNASLTGHLVLSTLHTNSAAGAVPRLIDMGIEPFLIVSTINVIIAQRLVRKLCDVKERYTLSPAEIKVLSKNINLDRVMMMLKEEKIVDPKAGWEDIPFYRIKKSDECDDGYKGRLVIHEVLKVTPPIRDLVMKGATSTQIEQEATKEGMSTMIEDGLFKAAQGLTTVEEVLRVVSE, encoded by the coding sequence ATGAATGTACAAGATGAACATTTGAAAGAGTTTCTTATAGATTCCGGCCTCGTTTCGAAAGATGTCGTTTCACAGGCTGAAATTATTGATAAGGAGAAAAAGATAGGACTTGGAAAGGTTCTGGTAACACAAGGAAAAATTTCTGAAGATGATCTGCGCCGATCGGAAGCATACATACTCGGTATTCCGTTTGTTGGTTTGAAGGGGCAAAAAATTGATTTTGCCATTTTGTCGATGATTCCTGAACCTATCGCCCGCAAGCACAACATTGTCGCATATAAAAAGGGTCCCGGTACGCTTGAGGTGGCAATGCTCGATGCCGACGATCTTACGGCGATTGAATTCGTCAAAAAGAAAGTAGGGCTTAAAATTGTGCCTCGTCTCACCGACAAAGAATCCATAAAGAGTGTCCTTGTCCAATATCAAAGAAGTCTTAAGGCGGAATTTAACGACATCATCGACAAAGAAGCAGCCCTTCTTAAGGCTATTCCGGAAGAAGACGATGATGGGGCATCCGAAAAAGACCTCAAAAAACTTGCCGAAGATTTGCCGGTGGTAAAAATTGTCGACACACTTCTCAATCACGCAATCATCCAAGGCGCATCAGATATTCATATTGAACCAACGGAAAACGAAGTTGTCATTAGATATCGCATTGACGGTCTATTGCATGATGCTATGGTGTTACCAAAAAATGTTGCACCTGGTATTACTGCGCGCATAAAAGTTCTTGCGAATCTCAAGCTTGACGAGAAACGATTACCCCAAGATGGACGATTTAAAATAGAAATGTCGGATCAGAAAGTGGCGTTTCGCGTGTCGCTTCTTCCTGTGTATTACGGTGAAAAAACAGTTATGAGGCTTTTGCGTGATTCTGTTGCGGGGCATACCCTCGAAAGTCTCGGATTCCATGGTGCGGCACTAGAAAAAGTTCATGAAGCGACACGGCAAAAAACTGGAATGATCCTTACCACAGGACCTACTGGATCAGGAAAATCAACGACTCTTTATACCGTGCTTGATATTGTGAATACGCCCGAAGTGAATATTTCAACCATTGAGGATCCGATTGAATATCAAATGCCTCGAATCAATCAGACACAAGTAAAATCTGAAATAGGGCTTACGTTTGCAAGTGGCTTGCGAGCACTTGTTCGACAGGACCCCGACATTGTGATGGTGGGGGAAATTCGTGACAGCGAGACGGCATCTCTCGCGGTGAACGCCTCTCTTACTGGTCACTTAGTACTCTCAACACTTCACACCAACTCTGCTGCTGGTGCGGTTCCACGTCTTATTGATATGGGAATTGAGCCGTTTCTTATTGTATCAACGATAAACGTCATCATCGCACAGCGATTAGTGCGCAAACTTTGTGATGTAAAGGAACGGTATACGCTTTCACCCGCCGAAATTAAAGTGTTGTCAAAAAATATTAACCTTGATCGAGTGATGATGATGCTTAAAGAGGAAAAGATTGTTGATCCGAAAGCGGGGTGGGAAGATATTCCATTTTATCGTATAAAAAAAAGCGATGAATGCGATGATGGTTATAAGGGGAGACTCGTGATTCATGAAGTGCTCAAGGTAACACCTCCCATTCGTGACCTTGTCATGAAAGGGGCGACCTCGACACAAATCGAACAGGAGGCTACCAAAGAGGGAATGTCCACGATGATCGAAGATGGATTATTTAAAGCGGCACAAGGACTTACCACCGTGGAGGAGGTGCTTCGTGTGGTATCGGAATAA
- a CDS encoding DUF5667 domain-containing protein: MKKYIGQFIFVGFALFIFNPVSLVHAAEEIDAYCVVPKEAVPHGSTVSLTIKFKDNDTSNDLIVQGPFKILRYDKDGKAIIVDFKRGNEKDDTGKENPEKPALTSSVALSPKHILPAPATESVTLTYFVKHKEGKRGKLSTADREQQVDCSFTVQHEIKKTTTPSGKNSIGDPDFDLLRISSAAVDLGIEDVGTLPTSGFYFWKEWKRGLSRAFTWDNVKEAELELLIANEKAAEMRKVAEVSPDNKEAIKSALENYGEAQARLEARLIDVKENSGNPKVKALLEKLDKQSLQHATLLNQIAMRWNNDPYAEDAAKNVVKPEAVRDNHLQGAVDVLQKKIQEVALVGVEKDGNIKEKATEQLKRTEAELALLKTELTKFMASSAETNPLAIEEEGVQKTGPIRIDNTPARLSTNMTIERQTPKRDFGDRMKAGLEQAGGMLAQGKVAFTTGKFGEAFGKARSVEVMVRNMRVAISDFAIKEQGVKKVVEPGKPKYEDINAKNVNPVYDDSSTEGTNPLYDKKMENMRACGPQPGAPGNWMCKEGKWQLSPNPTPISKPAPNPTESVACTQEARLCPDGTSVGRAGPRCEFAACPSLRPLQGMACTADVDPVCGADGKTYSNECVANVAGVKVFTKGDCNATLNGGVMIKTEAEGSVLR, from the coding sequence ATGAAAAAATACATAGGACAATTTATTTTTGTAGGGTTCGCGCTTTTTATATTTAATCCCGTTTCTCTGGTTCATGCCGCAGAAGAGATCGATGCCTATTGTGTTGTGCCAAAAGAGGCCGTCCCTCACGGCAGTACTGTTTCTTTGACCATTAAGTTTAAGGATAACGATACAAGCAATGACCTTATTGTTCAGGGACCTTTTAAAATTTTAAGGTATGACAAAGATGGTAAAGCAATCATAGTTGACTTTAAGCGTGGTAATGAGAAGGACGATACAGGAAAAGAAAACCCTGAAAAACCAGCCTTAACTTCCAGTGTTGCTTTAAGCCCCAAACATATACTTCCAGCTCCCGCCACAGAGTCGGTGACTTTGACTTATTTTGTTAAACATAAAGAAGGCAAAAGAGGAAAATTGTCTACAGCCGACCGTGAACAGCAAGTTGACTGCTCATTTACTGTTCAGCACGAAATAAAAAAAACAACTACTCCAAGCGGTAAAAATTCTATAGGGGATCCGGATTTTGATTTACTGCGCATTTCGAGTGCTGCGGTTGATTTGGGCATTGAAGATGTCGGCACATTGCCCACCAGTGGCTTTTATTTTTGGAAAGAATGGAAGCGGGGATTGAGCCGTGCGTTTACATGGGACAATGTGAAGGAAGCGGAGCTCGAGCTTCTCATTGCGAACGAAAAAGCGGCGGAAATGCGGAAGGTTGCGGAGGTAAGCCCAGACAACAAGGAAGCAATTAAAAGTGCGCTTGAGAATTACGGAGAAGCACAAGCACGGCTCGAGGCACGGCTTATTGACGTGAAAGAAAATTCAGGAAACCCAAAGGTGAAGGCGCTCCTCGAGAAACTCGACAAGCAGTCTTTGCAACACGCGACGCTGTTGAACCAAATTGCGATGCGGTGGAACAATGATCCGTATGCCGAAGATGCTGCGAAGAATGTAGTGAAGCCAGAAGCAGTTCGTGATAACCATCTGCAGGGAGCAGTCGATGTTCTCCAAAAAAAGATTCAGGAAGTTGCTCTTGTCGGGGTTGAAAAAGATGGCAACATAAAAGAAAAAGCGACTGAGCAACTCAAGCGTACGGAGGCAGAACTCGCTTTACTAAAAACTGAATTGACAAAATTCATGGCAAGTAGTGCGGAGACAAACCCGCTTGCGATTGAAGAAGAGGGGGTACAGAAAACAGGACCCATACGCATCGACAATACTCCTGCGCGTCTTTCCACCAACATGACCATCGAGCGCCAAACACCCAAACGAGATTTTGGCGACCGTATGAAGGCAGGCCTGGAACAGGCGGGCGGGATGCTTGCACAAGGAAAGGTAGCGTTTACGACAGGGAAATTTGGAGAAGCATTTGGAAAAGCCCGTTCAGTCGAGGTGATGGTACGCAATATGCGAGTTGCTATTTCTGACTTTGCCATTAAAGAACAGGGGGTAAAAAAAGTTGTTGAACCCGGAAAGCCTAAATACGAAGATATCAATGCAAAAAATGTGAACCCAGTTTATGATGATTCTAGCACCGAAGGCACCAACCCTCTGTATGACAAAAAAATGGAAAATATGAGAGCGTGCGGGCCACAACCCGGCGCACCGGGAAACTGGATGTGCAAAGAGGGCAAGTGGCAGTTGTCGCCAAATCCTACTCCGATTTCAAAACCTGCTCCCAATCCGACCGAAAGCGTGGCATGTACGCAAGAAGCGAGACTTTGCCCCGATGGTACGAGTGTGGGGCGTGCGGGACCTCGTTGTGAGTTTGCGGCATGTCCGTCGCTAAGACCACTTCAGGGTATGGCATGTACTGCGGATGTTGATCCTGTCTGTGGCGCAGATGGGAAAACGTATTCGAACGAATGCGTGGCGAATGTTGCAGGGGTGAAAGTTTTCACCAAAGGTGATTGCAATGCTACTTTGAATGGAGGCGTCATGATTAAAACAGAAGCGGAAGGTTCTGTTTTGCGGTAG
- a CDS encoding inorganic diphosphatase: protein MNLWHDIPIGKKVPDEFNVIVEIPKGSKNKYEIDKETGLIALDRVAHTTQDFPFDYGFAPQTLWDDGDALDVILLTTHPLLSGILVKVRPVALMKMTDGGDLDDKVVAVPIHDPRWVHVEDLPDINKHTLKEMEHFYSTYKKIQQKEVHVAGFENKESAKRAIERSQILYREKFPQK, encoded by the coding sequence ATGAACCTCTGGCACGATATTCCAATCGGAAAAAAGGTTCCTGATGAATTCAATGTGATCGTTGAAATTCCCAAGGGATCAAAAAATAAATATGAAATCGATAAGGAAACGGGACTTATAGCACTTGACCGAGTTGCCCATACAACCCAAGATTTTCCATTTGATTACGGTTTCGCACCCCAGACACTGTGGGATGATGGAGACGCACTTGATGTCATACTTCTCACCACCCACCCCCTTTTGTCAGGTATTTTAGTGAAGGTGAGACCGGTAGCACTCATGAAAATGACAGATGGTGGTGACTTGGACGACAAAGTAGTTGCCGTACCCATTCATGACCCCCGGTGGGTCCACGTGGAAGATCTTCCGGATATCAATAAACATACTCTAAAAGAAATGGAGCATTTTTACTCTACCTATAAAAAAATTCAACAAAAAGAAGTTCACGTGGCCGGCTTTGAAAACAAGGAATCCGCAAAACGAGCCATAGAAAGAAGTCAGATACTCTATAGGGAAAAATTTCCTCAAAAATAA
- a CDS encoding DUF3626 domain-containing protein, whose translation MKLRRRLSPSQQYLLDRVLSVSNKHSIAAKEGLLDQQRDMVVGLKKKLQNSRIVVNVNLHDHIFGISMIDSLIASKRLYNLFEIAHAARERNPSDLRMRIMLEFKLYGATRNLQTVLAGMSNTEHPNYGVLDYRNNPIGLSALGFYGWYRFVLKDRVKKRSTFTPADSFHITPEQVFVWDDIEGVLASRVVGMDQCWHEYVNRMEIPIDEYGTTSYIEAQILGGVFLENDVEVLYYPETDQFNQEFFPKLKRLAKECKFKLISY comes from the coding sequence ATGAAACTGCGTCGGCGTCTTTCACCAAGTCAACAATATCTTCTTGACAGAGTTCTTTCGGTAAGCAATAAGCATTCTATTGCTGCGAAGGAAGGTTTATTGGACCAGCAACGGGACATGGTTGTTGGTTTGAAGAAAAAACTGCAAAATTCTCGTATTGTGGTAAATGTAAATCTCCATGACCATATCTTCGGTATTTCCATGATTGACAGTTTGATTGCGTCAAAACGGCTGTACAATCTTTTTGAAATCGCTCATGCAGCGCGCGAAAGAAATCCGAGCGATTTGCGTATGCGCATCATGCTTGAGTTTAAACTCTATGGCGCTACGCGCAATCTTCAAACGGTTCTTGCGGGGATGTCCAACACCGAGCATCCAAACTATGGCGTTCTTGATTATCGCAATAATCCCATAGGACTTTCTGCGCTTGGATTTTACGGATGGTATCGATTTGTTTTAAAAGATAGGGTGAAAAAACGGAGTACATTTACACCGGCTGACTCGTTTCACATTACTCCGGAGCAAGTTTTTGTGTGGGATGATATTGAAGGGGTACTTGCATCGCGAGTAGTTGGCATGGACCAGTGCTGGCACGAGTATGTAAACCGCATGGAAATTCCTATTGACGAGTATGGCACGACATCCTATATTGAAGCGCAGATTTTAGGTGGCGTATTTTTGGAGAACGACGTAGAGGTGTTATACTACCCCGAGACCGACCAGTTCAATCAGGAGTTTTTCCCGAAGTTGAAACGGCTCGCGAAAGAGTGCAAATTCAAACTTATATCCTATTAA
- the nusA gene encoding transcription termination factor NusA, with the protein MMDLKVLNSALHQLEEERGIPKEKIIEAIEQALAAAYKKDYGKKGQIVKAQFDLSSGKTEFFQIKIAVEQSMLRPEIEEGTEDTPTEFTEKKGQTENVIDEVGEKLIRFNPEQHIMIDDARKIKKGVEPGDELIFPLESRDEYGRIAAQTAKQVIIQRIREAEKVSVLDEYGKKQGEIVNGTVQRMERGNIFIDLGKTTGILSYHEQIPGERYKQGERIRAYLYAVEETPRGIDLHLSRSHPKFIQKLFEVEAPEIANGVVEIKAIAREAGSRSKIAVTSNDTHVDPVGSCVGQRGVRVSTVMSELGGEKIDIIEWSGEQKKFIEDALSPAKVMSVDLNEAEHLASVKVSEDQLSLAIGKGGQNVRLAAKLSGWKIDIKGVDGGSVLPAETDTSGAVDTR; encoded by the coding sequence ATGATGGATCTCAAAGTATTAAATTCGGCGCTTCACCAGCTTGAGGAAGAGCGCGGTATACCAAAAGAAAAAATTATCGAGGCAATCGAGCAGGCGCTTGCTGCCGCGTATAAAAAAGATTACGGCAAGAAAGGACAAATTGTAAAAGCTCAATTTGATTTAAGTTCAGGAAAAACAGAGTTTTTTCAGATTAAAATCGCGGTAGAGCAATCAATGCTCCGCCCTGAAATCGAAGAAGGCACGGAGGATACCCCCACCGAATTCACAGAAAAGAAGGGTCAAACTGAGAATGTCATTGATGAAGTTGGGGAAAAACTCATTCGCTTTAATCCTGAACAGCACATCATGATTGATGATGCGCGGAAAATAAAAAAGGGTGTGGAACCTGGCGATGAACTCATTTTCCCCCTCGAGTCACGCGATGAATATGGCAGAATCGCCGCACAAACGGCAAAACAAGTCATTATTCAGCGTATCAGAGAAGCTGAAAAGGTATCCGTCTTAGATGAATATGGCAAAAAACAAGGTGAGATCGTAAATGGCACCGTGCAACGAATGGAACGCGGAAATATTTTTATAGACTTGGGCAAAACCACAGGGATTCTTTCATATCATGAACAAATTCCCGGGGAACGCTACAAGCAAGGAGAGCGGATAAGAGCATATCTATACGCAGTAGAAGAAACCCCGCGTGGAATAGATCTTCATCTCTCAAGGTCTCATCCGAAATTTATTCAAAAACTTTTTGAGGTTGAGGCTCCCGAAATCGCAAACGGTGTTGTAGAAATTAAGGCAATCGCCCGTGAAGCAGGATCGCGATCCAAGATTGCTGTCACATCCAACGATACACACGTTGACCCCGTGGGATCATGTGTGGGACAGCGTGGTGTGCGCGTTTCAACGGTCATGAGTGAGCTGGGTGGAGAAAAAATCGATATTATTGAATGGTCAGGGGAACAGAAAAAATTCATTGAAGACGCACTTTCTCCAGCAAAAGTAATGAGCGTTGATCTGAATGAGGCAGAACACCTTGCTTCTGTTAAGGTTTCCGAGGACCAGCTTTCACTCGCTATTGGAAAAGGGGGTCAAAACGTTCGACTTGCAGCAAAACTAAGTGGCTGGAAAATTGACATCAAGGGTGTTGACGGGGGAAGCGTGCTTCCAGCGGAAACAGATACAAGTGGAGCGGTGGATACACGGTAA
- a CDS encoding LamG-like jellyroll fold domain-containing protein: MKKEKKLSRGFTVFEILIVLTIIATLSSIIVTSFSQFRNTKILDTGVENTVSVLAKARGNTLSSKNSFQYGVHLEATQVVLFRGGTYTVGDSNNEVSLLDSSLEISTIALTGGGSNVIFDRLTGKTSQGGTIIIRVKSDVSKTKTITINGTGLVSMTDTTTSASYAFSEGAGLTTADSSGNGNTGTLTNDPLWVAGKNGNGLFFDGMNSYVVIPNTSSVDIGGTDLTISMWAKIISTSSLADYILVAKPWNASTMSPPYFQYDVEYDNNENKTVDFYFGDTTSTNRGPYSVTPPVDTWTHIAFTYDGTSVKGYLDGVQEFSTPTTGSIQARGQSLRLGTDGQFYQNYNGSLDDVRIYSRALTQAEIQTDMNTPL; the protein is encoded by the coding sequence ATGAAAAAAGAAAAAAAATTATCTCGCGGGTTCACGGTATTTGAAATTTTGATCGTGCTGACTATTATTGCCACACTCTCCTCAATCATTGTTACTTCTTTTTCTCAATTCAGAAACACAAAAATTCTTGATACTGGGGTCGAAAATACAGTTTCTGTTCTTGCTAAAGCGCGAGGAAACACTTTGTCTTCAAAAAATTCCTTCCAGTATGGCGTACACCTAGAGGCGACTCAAGTAGTTCTTTTTCGGGGAGGGACCTATACTGTGGGTGATTCTAATAACGAGGTATCGCTACTCGACAGCTCTCTTGAAATTTCAACAATAGCTCTTACGGGGGGTGGATCCAACGTTATCTTTGACCGTCTGACCGGAAAAACAAGTCAAGGCGGAACGATTATTATTCGCGTGAAATCAGATGTATCAAAAACAAAGACGATCACCATTAATGGAACAGGGTTGGTAAGTATGACTGATACCACCACCTCTGCATCATATGCATTCAGCGAAGGTGCTGGACTCACCACAGCAGACTCATCAGGCAATGGAAATACGGGAACTCTCACGAATGATCCACTTTGGGTTGCAGGAAAGAATGGCAACGGTCTCTTTTTTGATGGTATGAACAGCTATGTTGTTATTCCCAACACTTCCTCGGTCGATATTGGTGGCACAGATCTTACCATTTCTATGTGGGCAAAGATTATTAGCACTTCAAGCCTCGCTGATTACATCCTTGTTGCCAAACCATGGAACGCATCCACAATGTCCCCTCCATATTTTCAATACGATGTTGAATATGATAACAATGAAAATAAAACTGTCGACTTCTACTTTGGTGATACTACGAGCACAAACCGTGGTCCCTATAGTGTGACACCACCAGTAGACACCTGGACCCACATCGCCTTCACCTATGACGGAACATCAGTGAAAGGATACCTTGATGGCGTACAGGAGTTTTCCACTCCTACAACCGGGAGCATTCAAGCCCGCGGTCAATCTTTGCGCTTGGGCACCGACGGACAATTTTACCAAAACTACAATGGATCTCTTGATGATGTACGCATTTACAGTCGCGCGCTTACACAGGCGGAAATACAAACGGATATGAATACTCCGTTGTGA